atctcctgacctcatgatccacccgtctcggcctcccaaagtgctgggattacaggcttgagccaccgtgcccggcccggtGTCCAGTCTTTTGCCTTCTCTGGGCCACTTTGGAAGAAgaaaattgtcttgggccacacataaaacacactaaTGATAGccgatgagcttaaaaaaaaaaaaagaaattaaaaaaaaaaatctcatgttttaagaaagtttaagaatttgtgttgggccacattcaaagccaccCTGACCTGAATGTGGGCTGCTGgtcacaggttggacaagcttgctctatGGCATAGTCCTGTAGGATCTTAGACGTCCGACAGCCTTCCTTCACTTCATCCCCTTTCTCCCCTCTGGCAGGTGCTAGGGTGACTGATTAGGTCTGTGGTTCATACCCATTCTAATCTCCTTACCTCGCAGTTTTTGAACTACACTCTTAATAGACTGAGCATtgtccaaaatttttttttattcaaaatgtgtttattgagaTGGTTTCCCACTCATCTTGATTCAGAGTGCCTTTAGTGCTGCTTCCTCCTAAAGGAACATCCTTCTGTAAGCCTTGCTTTTCCTCCTGTAGGCTGGCAGAGGACAGTGGAGCAGCCAACACACAAAACTACTGTTTGTGCATGGCTAAAGACCGTGGTGATTTTATAGCATCCTGGGCATTTCACATCCATGAAGTAGGAATTGGGGATCTGCACCAGGCGTTTCTTcttgtgtttcctcttctcttctgggGAGGGATGAAGGAGATCCTTTGCGAGAGGCATGTTCTCGTGTGGGTAGGTCGTCACCGCCGGAAGGAATTGTCCAAATTTTTAagttctagttctttttttttttttttttttttttttNNNNNNNNNNNNNNNNNNNNNNNNNNNNNNNNNNNNNNNNNNNNNNNNNNNNNNNNNNNNNNNNNNNNNNNNNNNNNNNNNNNNNNNNNNNNNNNNNNNNgcctcccaaagtgctgggattacaggcttgagccaccgcgcccggctctagttctttttttgcttaacaattcatttctcttttttcacctttttttttttttttttttttttttgagatggagttttgctcttgttgtccgggctggagtgcagtggcatgatcatgccaccatacctggctaattttttgttttgtatttttagtagagacagggtttcaccatgttggacaagctggtctcgaactcctgacctcaggtgatccacctgcctctgcctcccaaactgctgggattataggcgtgagccaccacacctggctgcctgTGGGTTTTTCTATTGTCAgttgtttctgctgttttctaTTCATACTGTCTAGTCTCCTTGTGTTcctgaaaatttttaattgtgtgCCTAACATTGCATTTGCAAAATTGATTATAGAAATTTGGAGCTCAGGACTTTCTCCAGGGAGGATTTAGGTTGCTTCTGGCAGTAACTCTAGCATTCTCGGATCACCTGGTTTAGCTGCAGAGACTGAAATGATTAGAGGTTGAGCCATCTGCTcagtctctcccttcctcttaAGGTACAGCTTTTTGGGTCCCAGCCTAAGTGAATGGGGGTCATCAGGGCCGCCTCACCTGCTGGGCTCTGGATCTAAGCCCTGTCACCTTGGTCTCCTGAAGCTTCCAGAAGTACTGCTTAGCCTCTCAGCTGCCCTTCTGAAACTGGCTAATGCTCCAAGGAGAAAAAGGACCTCAACTGTCAGGCTCATCTCTGGATCTTTGTCCCCAGCCTCACCACCACTCATATCAGCTTCACATTCTTTCCATTGCTCTCTGAAGCTTTCACACTGAtttcttttatatgtaaaatatatatattttatatatatatatatttataaatatatgttttatatataa
The sequence above is drawn from the Piliocolobus tephrosceles isolate RC106 unplaced genomic scaffold, ASM277652v3 unscaffolded_19008, whole genome shotgun sequence genome and encodes:
- the LOC113221011 gene encoding 40S ribosomal protein S27-like — encoded protein: MPLAKDLLHPSPEEKRKHKKKRLVQIPNSYFMDVKCPGCYKITTVFSHAQTVVLCVGCSTVLCQPTGGKARLTEGCSFRRKQH